The following nucleotide sequence is from Thermostaphylospora chromogena.
TCCAGGGCCATGGTGGCGCCGCGGCGGTTGTCGAACACGACCTCTCCGGCCGTGCGCGCGCCGGCGAGCGCGTCGCCGATGGCGACCACGGGCAGGTGCGCGCACAGTTCAGCCCAGAACCCGGCGGCGGGATCGACCGGCTGCACGATGAGTCCGTCCACCCGTTGGTCGCGGAGCCGCTGGGCGAGGCTCCGCTCGCGGTCGGGGTCCCCGGCGGCGTCGAGGATGAGCGCGTAGCGGTCCTGGTCGTTCAGGGCGCGGCCGATGCCGACCCCGAGGGACTGCTGCCACAGGTCTTCCAGGGAGCCGCAGAGCAGGCCGATCACGCCGGTTTTGCCGATGGCGAGGGCGCGGGCGATGGGATCGGCCTCGTAGCCCAGCTCGGCCGCCACCCGGCGCACGCGTTCGGCGGTCTTCTCGGAGACCTGCATGCCGCGCAGCGCGTAGGAGACCGCGGCCGGGGACAGGCCGGCGGCCTTGGCGACTTCGCGGATGGTGGCACGCTTGCGCGGAGGGCTCACGCCGCCAC
It contains:
- a CDS encoding LacI family DNA-binding transcriptional regulator, encoding MSPPRKRATIREVAKAAGLSPAAVSYALRGMQVSEKTAERVRRVAAELGYEADPIARALAIGKTGVIGLLCGSLEDLWQQSLGVGIGRALNDQDRYALILDAAGDPDRERSLAQRLRDQRVDGLIVQPVDPAAGFWAELCAHLPVVAIGDALAGARTAGEVVFDNRRGATMALEHLRDSGHRRLAVLTPTRPSTPDRPADVHVAAEAERLGLDVTLVTAPHSLAGATGVACDLLARPRPPTAVFCFADSIAYGVYAAAAERGLRIPEDISVMGYDAHPMSGLLRPALTTVDWDIAGIVRAAVRLVLDAVDGGADGDSGGERRRRIVQAPRLVRRASVGAPPR